The proteins below come from a single Parageobacillus thermoglucosidasius genomic window:
- a CDS encoding MarR family winged helix-turn-helix transcriptional regulator yields MPFHLNEKTVVELEKLFRYIAEILKQRGREILTQYPITPPQFVALQWLLEEGDLTIGELSNKMYLACSTITDLVDRMEKNGLVARIKDQHDRRVVRIHLLEEGERIIEEVIKKRQYDLAQVLRSFSNEEIVFLEKCLRKLHQEMKKE; encoded by the coding sequence ATGCCGTTCCACTTGAATGAAAAGACTGTTGTCGAACTCGAAAAGCTGTTTCGCTATATCGCCGAGATTTTAAAACAACGAGGCCGCGAAATTTTAACGCAATATCCGATTACACCGCCGCAATTCGTTGCATTGCAATGGCTGTTAGAAGAAGGGGACTTGACGATTGGCGAATTATCGAACAAAATGTATTTGGCGTGCAGCACAATAACAGACTTAGTAGACCGAATGGAAAAAAACGGGCTCGTTGCTAGGATAAAAGACCAGCATGATCGGCGAGTCGTGCGCATTCATCTTCTGGAAGAAGGTGAGCGAATTATCGAAGAAGTGATTAAAAAGCGCCAATACGACTTGGCACAGGTATTGCGAAGTTTTTCCAACGAAGAAATTGTCTTTTTAGAGAAATGTTTGCGGAAATTACATCAAGAAATGAAAAAAGAATGA
- the sdhB gene encoding succinate dehydrogenase iron-sulfur subunit, whose protein sequence is MSEKKTVRFIITRQDRPDSAPYEEEFEIPYRPNMNVISALMEIRRNPVNAKGQKTTPVVWEMNCLEEVCGACSMVINGKPRQACTALIDKLEQPIRLEPMRTFPVVRDLQVDRSRMFDSLKKVKAWIPIDGTYDLGPGPRMPERKRQWAYELSKCMTCGVCLEACPNVNSKSNFIGPAPLSQVRLFNTHPTGAMHKAERMKAIMGDGGLANCGNSQNCVQACPKGIPLTTSIAALNREATIHMFRNFFGSDEL, encoded by the coding sequence ATGAGCGAGAAAAAAACGGTTCGATTCATTATAACACGTCAAGATCGTCCTGATTCTGCACCGTACGAAGAGGAATTTGAAATTCCATATCGCCCGAATATGAACGTCATTTCCGCGCTGATGGAAATTCGCCGCAATCCGGTTAACGCGAAAGGGCAAAAAACAACTCCAGTTGTTTGGGAAATGAACTGTCTGGAGGAAGTATGCGGCGCTTGTTCGATGGTCATTAATGGCAAACCGCGTCAAGCATGTACAGCGTTAATTGATAAATTAGAACAGCCAATCCGTTTGGAACCGATGCGTACGTTCCCGGTAGTACGTGACTTGCAAGTAGACCGCAGCCGCATGTTTGATTCGTTGAAAAAAGTGAAAGCATGGATCCCAATTGACGGAACGTACGATTTAGGTCCTGGTCCGCGTATGCCAGAACGGAAGCGCCAATGGGCATACGAGCTTTCCAAATGCATGACATGCGGTGTATGCTTAGAGGCATGTCCAAACGTCAACAGCAAATCGAATTTCATCGGTCCGGCACCGCTTTCCCAAGTGCGCCTTTTTAATACGCATCCGACAGGCGCGATGCATAAAGCGGAGCGGATGAAAGCGATTATGGGGGACGGCGGTTTGGCGAACTGCGGCAACTCACAAAACTGTGTGCAAGCTTGTCCAAAAGGCATTCCGTTAACGACTTCGATCGCTGCGCTTAACCGCGAAGCGACCATTCACATGTTCCGTAACTTCTTTGGAAGTGACGAATTGTAA
- a CDS encoding helix-turn-helix domain-containing protein yields MKDKSFQPKPLLTKREREVFELLVQDKTTKEIARELFISEKTVRNHISNAMQKLGVKGRSQAVIELLRMGELEL; encoded by the coding sequence TTGAAGGACAAATCATTTCAACCAAAGCCGTTGCTAACGAAAAGAGAGAGAGAGGTATTTGAGTTATTAGTTCAGGATAAGACAACAAAAGAAATTGCTAGAGAACTGTTTATTAGTGAAAAAACGGTTCGTAACCACATTTCGAATGCAATGCAAAAACTTGGGGTAAAGGGGCGGTCCCAAGCGGTTATTGAATTGCTTCGAATGGGGGAGCTTGAACTATAA